In Ahaetulla prasina isolate Xishuangbanna chromosome 5, ASM2864084v1, whole genome shotgun sequence, the following are encoded in one genomic region:
- the TAGLN3 gene encoding transgelin-3 has translation MANRGPSYGLSREVQEKIEQKYDLELESRLVDWIIIQCGENIEHPPPGKQHFQKWLMDGILLCKLINNLHPKGKEPIARITDSKMAFKQMEQISQFLKAAEIYGVRTTDIFQTVDLWEGKDMAAVQRTLMALGSEAVTRDDGCYKGDPSWFHRKAQKNQRGFSEEQLRQGQNVIGLQMGSNKGASQSGMTGYGMPRQII, from the exons ATGGCCAATAGAGGACCAAGCTATGGCTTAAGCCGAGaagttcaagaaaagattgaacagaAATATGATTTAGAACTGGAAAGTCGTTTAGTGGATTGGATTATTATACAATGTGGTGAAAATATAGAGCACCCCCCTCCTGGAAAacaacattttcagaaatggctAATGGACGGAATA CTGCTCTGCAAGTTAATAAACAATCTTCATCCCAAGGGAAAAGAACCTATTGCAAGGATCACAGACTCAAAGATGGCTTTCAAACAAATGGAACAAATTTCTCAGTTCTTGAAAGCTGCAGAAATCTATGGAGTACGAACAACAGATATCTTCCAGACAGTAGATTTATGGGAAG GAAAAGACATGGCTGCCGTGCAAAGGACTCTAATGGCTCTAGGCAGTGAAGCTGTTACAAGGGATGATGGATGCTACAAAGGGGATCCCTCCTGGTTTCACAG GAAAGCACAGAAGAACCAGCGAGGATTTTCTGAAGAGCAGCTTCGCCAAGGACAGAATGTCATCGGTCTCCAAATGGGAAGTAACAAGGGAGCATCCCAGTCAGGGATGACAGGATACGGAATGCCAAGACAGATCATATAG